One part of the Quercus lobata isolate SW786 chromosome 7, ValleyOak3.0 Primary Assembly, whole genome shotgun sequence genome encodes these proteins:
- the LOC115953012 gene encoding serine/threonine-protein kinase Nek6-like produces METDNGDTKSKMEDYEVMEQIGRGAFGAAFLVLHKIEKKKYVLKKIRLAKQTEKFKRTAHQEMNLIAQLNNPYIVQYKDAWVEKGDCICIVTGYCEGGDMAENIKKARGIFFPEEKLCKWLTQLLLAVDYLHSNRVLHRDLKCSNIFLTKENDVRLGDFGLAKLLNTEELTSSVVGTPNYMCPELLADIPYGYKSDIWSLGCCMFEIAAHQPAFRAPDMAGLINKINRSSISPLPIAYSSTMKQLIKSMLRKNPEHRPTAAELLRHPHLQQYLLRCRNPSSIFLPIKPVNNFKEKGSRKSLSSRPSIGKDKEKEAGVLDPLEDNLSERNSDVQPSLLPDSDKPMVSARAEDNLETKKIDHNIYTVEISNAINGSRDVSTDSKEIVCNGDNQADFGNSPEEGRTNIETNLGSTLNSLHEEQENNTEKIKQLKDVNITTVTTKDETFCNPAQKEAEVEVKCAKPEKFCNQVQEDAKAESEFVKPGNQVRDETEAEGKVATPVDSGKLTVSCAGCTNKDGSLDDESSLSAEQIVENKPDVESRTIQQRESPDAYTEASHMDYTLSESNDTLPFKDKVRAKTDNLSCSLQTEKDDAHVNNQAPNGISLLSTLTAIGGDETKSEWDNPCQQRADALESLLELCAQLLKQDKLDELAGVLRPFGEEAVSSRETAIWLTKSLMSAQKFNGGT; encoded by the exons ATGGAGACAGACAACGGTGACACAAAGTCAAAGATGGAAGACTATGAAGTGATGGAGCAGATAGGAAGAGGAGCATTTGGAGCTGCTTTTCTGGTTCTCCATAAGATTGAGAAAAAGAA gTATGTTCTGAAGAAGATTCGCTTGGCAAAGCAAACAGAGAAGTTCAAACGTACAGCACATCAGGAG ATGAACTTAATTGCTCAACTAAATAATCCATATATTGTGCAGTACAAAGATGCTTGGGTAGAGAAG GGAGACTGCATATGCATTGTAACTGGCTATTGTGAAGGAGGAGACAT GGctgaaaacattaaaaaagcTAGAGGCATATTTTTTCCAGAGGAG AAGCTTTGCAAATGGCTGACTCAGTTGTTGCTAGCTGTGGACTACCTGCACTCTAATCGTGTACTTCACAGAGATCTTAAG TGTTCCAACATATTCCTAACAAAGGAGAATGACGTCCGGCTTG GTGACTTTGGACTCGCAAAACTACTGAACACGGAAGAGCTTACGTCCTCG GTTGTTGGAACTCCTAACTACATGTGTCCTGAGCTCCTGGCAGACATTCCTTATGGTTACAAATCTGATATATGGTCGCTTG GCTGCTGTATGTTTGAAATCGCTGCTCATCAACCAGCATTCAGAGCTCCT GACATGGCTGGACtcatcaacaaaataaacagatcCTCCATTTCTCCACTCCCAATTGCATATTCCTCCACAAT GAAACAACTTATCAAGAGCATGCTGCGGAAGAACCCAGAACACAGACCAACT GCAGCAGAACTTTTGAGGCATCCACATTTACAACAATATCTCCTCCGTTGCCGTAAtccttcttctatttttctacCAATCAAGCCCGTAAACAATTTCAAGGAGAAGGGATCAAGAAAGTCATTATCTAGTAGACCTAGCATTggcaaagacaaagaaaaagaggcTGGAGTACTAGACCCACTTGAAGACAACCTATCTGAAAGAAATTCTGATGTGCAGCCAAGCTTACTGCCTGACAGTGACAAGCCAATGGTGTCAGCTAGAGCAGAAGACAACCTAGAGACAAAGAAGATTGATCATAACATCTATACAGTTGAAATATCTAATGCTATCAATGGTTCAAGAGATGTGTCAACTGATTCTAAAGAAATTGTTTGCAATGGAGACAACCAAGCAGACTTTGGAAATTCACCTGAAGAGGGGAGGACTAACATTGAGACTAACTTGGGGAGTACACTGAATTCTCTGCATGAGGAACAGGAAAACAATActgaaaaaattaaacaattgaaaGATGTTAATATCACAACTGTGACCACAAAGGATGAAACATTTTGCAACCCAGCTCAAAAAGAAGCTGAAGTAGAGGTTAAGTGTGCTAAACCTGAGAAATTTTGCAACCAAGTTCAAGAAGACGCTAAAGCTGAGAGCGAGTTTGTTAAACCAGGGAACCAAGTGCGTGACGAAACTGAAGCAGAGGGCAAGGTTGCTACACCAGTGGATTCTGGGAAGTTGACAGTGTCCTGTGCAGGATGCACCAATAAAGATGGTTCCCTTGATGATGAAAGTTCATTGTCAGCTGAGCAAATTGTTGAAAATAAACCTGATGTAGAGTCTAGAACTATACAACAAAGGGAAAGTCCTGATGCATACACTGAAGCTTCACACATGGATTACACATTGTCTGAAAGTAATGATACACTTCCATTTAAAGATAAAGTAAGAGCAAAAACAGATAACCTTAGCTGCTCTTTGCAGACAGAGAAAGATGATGCTCATGTAAATAATCAGGCACCTAATGGCATCTCTTTACTGAGTACACTTACTGCAATTGGTGGTGATGAAACCAAAAGTGAGTGGGATAATCCCTGCCAGCAAAGAGCGGATGCTCTGGAGTCTCTGCTTGAGCTATGTGCGCAGCTACTTAAGCAGGACAAACTTGATGAGCTTGCTGGTGTACTAAGACCATTTGGAGAAGAAGCAGTCTCATCTAGAGAAACAGCAATTTGGTTGACAAAGAGCCTCATGTCTGCACAAAAATTTAATGGAGGAACCTAA
- the LOC115952237 gene encoding chaperone protein dnaJ 6-like, whose translation MARRRSKARVSEEEEEGPSTHEKSLYEVLGVERTASQQEIKKAYYKLALRLHPDKNPGDEEAKVKFQQLQKVISILGDEEKRAVYDQTGCVDDADLAGEVVQNLHAFFRTMYKKVTEADIEEFEANYRGSDSEKKDLIDLYNKHKGNMNRLFCSMLCSEPQLDSHRFKDILDETIAAGELKATKAYQKWAKKVSETKPPTSPLKRRKSNKGSEADLLAVISQRRSERKDQFDSMFSSLVSKYGGNSSVSEPTEEEFEAAQKKIESRRTSKKSRRK comes from the exons ATGgcgagaagaagaagcaaagctAGGGTTtccgaagaagaagaagaaggaccCTCAACTCACGAAAAGAGCCTCTACGAG GTTCTTGGTGTGGAGAGGACAGCATCTCAACAGGAAATAAAGAAAGCTTACTATAAGTTGGCATTGCGACTCCATCCTGATAAAAATCCCGGTGATGAG GAGGCTAAAGTGAAGTTTCAGCAATTGCAAAAGGTGATATCTATTCTTGGGGATGAGGAGAAGCGAGCAGTCTATGATCAGACTGGTTGTGTTGATGATGCT GACCTTGCTGGGGAGGTGGTCCAAAATCTGCATGCTTTTTTCAGAACTATGTACAAAAAG GTTACCGAGGCTGACATTGAAGAGTTTGAAGCAAACTATAGAGGATCAGATTCAGAAAAGAAAGATTTAATTGATCTGTATAATAAGCACAAGGGTAACATGAACAG ACTCTTCTGTTCAATGCTTTGTTCAGAACCTCAACTTGATTCACATCGTTTCAAGGATATTCTTGATGAGACAATAGCAGCAG GAGAACTGAAGGCAACCAAAGCCTACCAGAAATGGGCGAAGAAAGTATCTGAGACAAAACCACCTACCAGTCCTTTGAAAAGGAGGAA GTCAAATAAAGGGTCAGAAGCAGATCTATTGGCAGTCATATCTCAACGCAGAAGTGAGAGGAAAGATCAATTTGATTCTATGTTCTCATCTTTGGTTTCAAAGTATGGTGGGAATAGTTCTGTTTCAGAGCCCACTGAAGAAGAGTTTGAGGCTGCgcagaaaaaaattgaaagccgCAGGACCTCCAAAAAATCAAGGCGGAAGTAA